The genomic region TGTTTACCTCTAGTAGGGTTTACGGCCATCTCACCATGAATTCGTACAGTACAGGTTCACTGCACAATCACGTCACGTTGGCTATTTGTTTAGTCACCCTTTGGTTCTAGTTTTTACATACTTGGTTGTCTGTAGAAAATTGCTTGGTTGGTGTAGATTTTCTATATAGTTTTACTAACTCTTCACAAGTTTGACGAATTTGTTGTTACGAaagtcaacaacaacaacaaaggatAGTGCAAAGAATACAATTCAAGATTGTagtataaataaaattaatgtaTAATAATTAATGACAATAATTCTATAACCAATaattttatataataattaataattataattttataattaatataattatacaattaattaatatataataaatataaataaataccAGACATGATATGTGAAAAACTTCAAAGTTTTGTGTATTATGCTGATtgtacaaacaaaagaagagtaGTTATACCCGGGAATAAATGACATTGATCGCGGGGttcaaagataaaagaaaatattttaacccCATACTTCATTCTCGATCTCAAAACAGTCAGTCATAAGGAATGTTCCTAATGAATGGTAAAGGTGCTTCTTGAAGGTGTTGATGCTGTGGTTTTCATCTGTATAGCTCTGTTGGGATAAAGAAGGTAATTTTGCAGCTTTTATGTCAAAAATTTTCTGGATTTCTTACCTGTTGCCTAAAAAGAATATCAGCACCTTCAAGGGATTTTGCTAACATCAGGGACTGTTGGTAATGAACATTATCATCTGCTGTTCCGTGTATCAGATAAAACTGCTTTCCTCTGAAGTTTTCTGGATACTTGCATACATCACCATCTTGGTAAGCTTTTAAGTTGTCTTCGGCAGTGGGAAGACCCATGTATCTTTCAGTATAGATAGAATCTATTGGCAAGTATGTTAATTAATTGTGTGGTAATTCGTTTAGATACCAGTGTTAAACAAACTACCATAATATATCCAGTTGGTTACTGGAGCCACTGACATGCCGCACTTAAAGACGTCCTCCGTGTCTTGAACTAGTGCGGAAGCCGTGGCAAATCCACCGTAACTCCATCCCCAGATAGCCGTCTGATTTCCATCAACAAATGGCAAATTTTCCTTCAAGAACCTtatcaaacagaaaacaaagtgTTAGAACAAACTATCAATAATGATAATATAATGCATCTCTTACTTTGTCACTTTAATTTGATCCTGAATTTCGACAGTACCCATACGCCGATAAATTTCGTGAAGCATTTTATCTCCTTGGTAACCAGATCCTCTACCATCAATCAACGCATAAATGACTCCCCTAGAGGTGGACAGATGATAGCCCCAATCAACACGGTAACGATCTGAGACTTGTTGCGAATTCGGACCCCCATACCTATACATAATATTTTCATTAGATGCTTTGACAGGATGGCACCTCAGAATCTTAAAGACTTACACATAAACTAGCATAGGATATTGGGAAGCTCTGTTCCTGTTAAGTGACGGAGGTAGCAACAGCTTGACTTGAGCAAAGTAATTACCGTCCAGCGGCACTTGCATAGTCAGTGGTCTTGGAAGAGATTTCTGTGCAAGTCTATCGCGTAGAACATCGTTGTTCGACACAAGAAAAACTTCCCGGTTCGTCTGTTAAGTGGAAAAGaggtatttagaaaattagaCATTAGCATTTCATTCCAATATTATTCAATATGTCTTACAGCTGCCTCTTTGATGACAGACCTAGGAGCATTAGGGCCGTCGCAACCGTGGACGTAATAACCCATATCGGTACTGAATTCGATCGTATTGTACGTGCACTCCTTCAAATCAGCATTAAAAGTGCCACAAGTGACGCATACAACGTCGCCAACTGCACTAGTGCTCACTTTGTACATATGGCGGACTGCTGGCTTGTCTGTTGCTGTGCCAATGAAGTACCTATGAATGCAACACAAAACTATAGCAGAGTTTAAGACTTTAGAAGAATTTGCGTTTACGCCGTGTGGTTTGGTTCATCCCAACCAAGGATCTCCGTTACTTCCCACCGACCACTGGAAAGAGCGCGTGATTGCTTCGTGTCACGGTCGTAAAGGACCAAGTGTTTGAAATTACCCACATCATTCATCTGATCAACTGGTAGAATAATCAGGAAATTTCGGCCATCGGCTGAAAATTTCGGAGGTGAGTATTGATCGACCCATCCTTTGGGTTCGCTAATCTCGTATTCCTGTTAAAGCAAAGGTGTTTGGcagaaaatttaaatattgtttttattagGCTTTACCGTTTGGCAAATTCCTGCCGTGATGTTGCAAAAGGAAAGGAGGGATACATTTTGATGACGATTTAACCAGGCAATCATCACCTCATCGTCTGTAGCCCAAGCAACAGTGGTAAAATAATGATCCCTATTTCAATGGAAAACGAGAACATCTGTAAGTCTCGTTTTTAACTAAACTGTCttttaaaatcattaaaaGTCATGCTAGTCTGTTAGAACGATGTCGACACTAACGTGGTGGCCAGGCTATCAGGTGGATTCAGCGTTTGAATAGTCAGAGTAGTCGAGGATATATTCATAACCGAAAGGGTTACGTTGGGATTGGTGCGTCCGGCCTGCGTGAATTAGATATAGGCGAAAACCAAAAGTTATAAAAACCATCACCCCTCAACCATTCAAATAAAAGTGTGAGGTAATTAAAGTAAGTGAACACAAGCTTCATTATGTGAATGTTAAAATTCCGTTTCCATCCCAATGTCCGTTAGCCAGCAGAAATTCAACTTTGCAGTGTTTTAACTAACTTTTGCCTGAACTCTTCAGGAATGGGAATGAGACCCTTGCTGAAATGCGGTCCGCTATGGACGGATCCATCCTTATGCAGATCGACGCTCCATACGGCCACTGTTGGATTAGGACGACCGGGCTGAACATGTCGAGCATATTGTAAGGACGtgataaaaactaattttttgtCTTCCTCACGTCTCCTGCTGCCCTtgtcttaaaatttttatggaaaaataggaaaggAAATATTCAACCATACCTTAGGATAGCGAATGGCATTGGTAACTGGATACTGGTCTTTTATTGAACCAGCCTCTCCATAAACAGAAAATTCCATGTGGTCGACTTGACGATCATCAAAAGAAGCAAATACCATGCGAGCTCCGCTATCGGCAATCCAAATAGCGTTGTCTTGACTCAATACCTCCTCTGCGATTCACGAAAGGGTAACAAACAATGtaaaagtatatatataaaaaatgcaaataaaaaagaaacctgcACGACTAACCTTCATAAACCCAATCAGGGACGCCATTGAAGACGGCCTCGTGTTCACCATCAGTGGTGAGGCGAACATCAGGTACTGCAGAGTCTGGCGTCTGCCGGAAATAGATATCGTTGGCGTACAcataaataatattattttctttcttgttccaTGTGGCGTAACGCATTTGCGGCTGAGGTTCGTCTGGACG from Daphnia carinata strain CSIRO-1 chromosome 6, CSIRO_AGI_Dcar_HiC_V3, whole genome shotgun sequence harbors:
- the LOC130702576 gene encoding venom dipeptidyl peptidase 4-like isoform X1 encodes the protein MPTVIQNKRSEKDSCLSIGLLEDAPANQDSAVHSTSGYQNRRHRRFLVIFVTAMGLLGVAVAIVLATVYGSAFTEAKPSARQLEGFTLDEVLTGKFYAESFNGTWISDHEFGYRTAQYGINIYDVKTSTATVMVKPEIVAQLGAVTYKFSYDRKYVLYGFDIKSSYRYSSLARYSIIDLEKEIVYPLKPRPDEPQPQMRYATWNKKENNIIYVYANDIYFRQTPDSAVPDVRLTTDGEHEAVFNGVPDWVYEEEVLSQDNAIWIADSGARMVFASFDDRQVDHMEFSVYGEAGSIKDQYPVTNAIRYPKPGRPNPTVAVWSVDLHKDGSVHSGPHFSKGLIPIPEEFRQKDHYFTTVAWATDDEVMIAWLNRHQNVSLLSFCNITAGICQTEYEISEPKGWVDQYSPPKFSADGRNFLIILPVDQMNDVGNFKHLVLYDRDTKQSRALSSGRWEVTEILGWDEPNHTAYFIGTATDKPAVRHMYKVSTSAVGDVVCVTCGTFNADLKECTYNTIEFSTDMGYYVHGCDGPNAPRSVIKEAATNREVFLVSNNDVLRDRLAQKSLPRPLTMQVPLDGNYFAQVKLLLPPSLNRNRASQYPMLVYVYGGPNSQQVSDRYRVDWGYHLSTSRGVIYALIDGRGSGYQGDKMLHEIYRRMGTVEIQDQIKVTKFLKENLPFVDGNQTAIWGWSYGGFATASALVQDTEDVFKCGMSVAPVTNWIYYDSIYTERYMGLPTAEDNLKAYQDGDVCKYPENFRGKQFYLIHGTADDNVHYQQSLMLAKSLEGADILFRQQSYTDENHSINTFKKHLYHSLGTFLMTDCFEIENEVWG
- the LOC130702576 gene encoding venom dipeptidyl peptidase 4-like isoform X2 — encoded protein: MPTVIQNKRSEKDSCLSIGLLEDAPANQDSAVHSTSGYQNRRHRRFLVIFVTAMGLLGVAVAIVLATVYGSAFTEAKPSARQLEGFTLDEVLTGKFYAESFNGTWISDHEFGYRTAQYGINIYDVKTSTATVMVKPEIVAQLGAVTYKFSYDRKYVLYGFDIKSSYRYSSLARYSIIDLEKEIVYPLKPRPDEPQPQMRYATWNKKENNIIYVYANDIYFRQTPDSAVPDVRLTTDGEHEAVFNGVPDWVYEEEVLSQDNAIWIADSGARMVFASFDDRQVDHMEFSVYGEAGSIKDQYPVTNAIRYPKAGRTNPNVTLSVMNISSTTLTIQTLNPPDSLATTDHYFTTVAWATDDEVMIAWLNRHQNVSLLSFCNITAGICQTEYEISEPKGWVDQYSPPKFSADGRNFLIILPVDQMNDVGNFKHLVLYDRDTKQSRALSSGRWEVTEILGWDEPNHTAYFIGTATDKPAVRHMYKVSTSAVGDVVCVTCGTFNADLKECTYNTIEFSTDMGYYVHGCDGPNAPRSVIKEAATNREVFLVSNNDVLRDRLAQKSLPRPLTMQVPLDGNYFAQVKLLLPPSLNRNRASQYPMLVYVYGGPNSQQVSDRYRVDWGYHLSTSRGVIYALIDGRGSGYQGDKMLHEIYRRMGTVEIQDQIKVTKFLKENLPFVDGNQTAIWGWSYGGFATASALVQDTEDVFKCGMSVAPVTNWIYYDSIYTERYMGLPTAEDNLKAYQDGDVCKYPENFRGKQFYLIHGTADDNVHYQQSLMLAKSLEGADILFRQQSYTDENHSINTFKKHLYHSLGTFLMTDCFEIENEVWG
- the LOC130702576 gene encoding venom dipeptidyl peptidase 4-like isoform X3, yielding MGLLGVAVAIVLATVYGSAFTEAKPSARQLEGFTLDEVLTGKFYAESFNGTWISDHEFGYRTAQYGINIYDVKTSTATVMVKPEIVAQLGAVTYKFSYDRKYVLYGFDIKSSYRYSSLARYSIIDLEKEIVYPLKPRPDEPQPQMRYATWNKKENNIIYVYANDIYFRQTPDSAVPDVRLTTDGEHEAVFNGVPDWVYEEEVLSQDNAIWIADSGARMVFASFDDRQVDHMEFSVYGEAGSIKDQYPVTNAIRYPKPGRPNPTVAVWSVDLHKDGSVHSGPHFSKGLIPIPEEFRQKDHYFTTVAWATDDEVMIAWLNRHQNVSLLSFCNITAGICQTEYEISEPKGWVDQYSPPKFSADGRNFLIILPVDQMNDVGNFKHLVLYDRDTKQSRALSSGRWEVTEILGWDEPNHTAYFIGTATDKPAVRHMYKVSTSAVGDVVCVTCGTFNADLKECTYNTIEFSTDMGYYVHGCDGPNAPRSVIKEAATNREVFLVSNNDVLRDRLAQKSLPRPLTMQVPLDGNYFAQVKLLLPPSLNRNRASQYPMLVYVYGGPNSQQVSDRYRVDWGYHLSTSRGVIYALIDGRGSGYQGDKMLHEIYRRMGTVEIQDQIKVTKFLKENLPFVDGNQTAIWGWSYGGFATASALVQDTEDVFKCGMSVAPVTNWIYYDSIYTERYMGLPTAEDNLKAYQDGDVCKYPENFRGKQFYLIHGTADDNVHYQQSLMLAKSLEGADILFRQQSYTDENHSINTFKKHLYHSLGTFLMTDCFEIENEVWG